The Gammaproteobacteria bacterium genome has a segment encoding these proteins:
- the clpA gene encoding ATP-dependent Clp protease ATP-binding subunit ClpA, giving the protein MLSSELEYCLNEAFQQARNNRHEYMTVEHLLLAILDIPAVAEILKSCGADLDRLRKELEEFTDQSTPRLKGESDQDVQPTLGFQRVLQRAVFHVQSSGKKEVKGENVLVAIFGEKQSHAVYLLGLHDVTRLDVVNFISHGLAKFGERRAAGGRGAEGEDAEGDSSGSALENYASNLNRRAAEGRIDPLIGRQAEIERTIQVLCRRRKNNPLYVGEAGVGKTALAEGLAKMIVDGEVPPVLKDCTIYALDMGSLLAGTKYRGDFEKRFKGVINELKKNPGAILFIDEIHTVIGAGAASGGVLDASNLIKPVLASGELRCIGSTTYREYRHIFEKDHALARRFQKIDVLEPSVPESVEILKGLRSRFEEHHGVRYTDQALEAAAELSARHINERHLPDKAIDVIDEAGASMRLEPPETRTDLVDVAQIEKVVARMARIPPKSVSASDRDQLRNLERDLRLVIFGQDQAIEALASAIKMARSGLREPEKPVGAFLFAGPTGVGKTEVTRQLAHCLGIELVRFDMSEYMERHTVSRLIGAPPGYVGFDQGGLLTEAVSKNPHSVLLLDEIEKAHPEVFNLLLQVMDHGTLTDNNGRKADFRNVIIVMTTNAGAQEMSRTSIGFTRQDHSTDGMAILTKMFAPEFRNRLDAIIQFRPLGRDAVLRVVDKMVMELEAALERNDVTVELEPEARDWLAERGYDPAMGARPMARVIQEHIKRPLAEQLLFGELANGGHVTIGIGADGALALKAIPNTKKLEHLAESR; this is encoded by the coding sequence ATGTTAAGCAGCGAACTCGAATATTGTCTCAACGAGGCCTTCCAGCAGGCCCGCAACAACCGCCATGAGTACATGACGGTCGAGCACCTGCTGCTGGCGATCCTCGATATCCCGGCGGTGGCCGAGATCCTCAAGTCCTGCGGTGCGGATCTCGACCGCCTGCGCAAGGAACTCGAGGAGTTCACCGACCAGTCCACGCCGCGTCTGAAGGGCGAGAGCGACCAGGACGTGCAGCCCACGCTCGGCTTCCAGCGCGTATTGCAGCGCGCCGTATTCCACGTCCAGTCGAGCGGCAAGAAGGAAGTGAAGGGCGAGAACGTGCTCGTCGCCATCTTCGGCGAGAAGCAGTCGCATGCCGTCTACCTCCTCGGGCTTCACGACGTCACCCGGCTCGACGTCGTCAATTTCATTTCGCATGGTCTCGCCAAGTTCGGCGAGCGCCGCGCGGCCGGCGGCCGGGGAGCGGAGGGCGAGGATGCCGAGGGCGACAGCTCCGGCAGCGCGCTCGAGAACTACGCCTCCAACCTGAACCGGCGCGCAGCCGAAGGCCGTATCGATCCGCTGATCGGCCGCCAGGCAGAGATCGAGCGGACCATCCAGGTCCTGTGCCGCCGCCGCAAGAACAATCCGCTGTACGTGGGCGAGGCGGGGGTCGGCAAGACCGCCCTGGCGGAAGGGCTGGCGAAGATGATCGTGGATGGCGAAGTGCCGCCCGTCCTGAAGGACTGCACCATTTATGCGCTCGACATGGGCTCGTTGCTCGCCGGCACCAAGTATCGCGGGGATTTCGAAAAGCGCTTCAAGGGCGTCATCAACGAACTGAAGAAGAACCCGGGAGCGATCCTGTTCATCGACGAGATCCACACGGTGATTGGCGCCGGGGCCGCGTCGGGCGGTGTGCTCGATGCCTCCAACCTGATCAAGCCCGTGCTCGCCAGCGGTGAACTGCGCTGTATCGGTTCGACGACCTACCGGGAATACCGGCACATCTTCGAGAAGGACCACGCGCTCGCGCGCCGCTTCCAGAAGATCGACGTGCTCGAGCCGTCGGTGCCGGAGTCCGTGGAGATCCTCAAGGGCCTGCGTTCGCGCTTCGAGGAGCATCACGGCGTGCGCTACACGGACCAGGCGCTCGAAGCGGCGGCGGAACTGTCGGCGCGCCACATCAACGAGCGGCACCTGCCGGACAAGGCGATCGACGTGATCGACGAGGCGGGTGCGAGCATGCGGCTGGAGCCGCCGGAAACGCGCACGGACCTCGTGGACGTGGCGCAGATCGAGAAGGTCGTGGCGCGCATGGCGAGGATTCCGCCGAAGAGCGTGTCCGCTTCCGATCGCGATCAGTTGCGCAACCTGGAACGCGACCTGAGGCTCGTCATTTTCGGGCAGGACCAGGCGATCGAGGCGCTCGCCTCGGCGATCAAGATGGCGCGATCCGGGCTGCGCGAACCGGAAAAGCCGGTCGGTGCGTTCCTGTTCGCGGGGCCGACCGGGGTCGGCAAGACCGAGGTGACCCGGCAGCTTGCCCATTGCCTCGGCATCGAGCTGGTGCGCTTCGATATGTCCGAGTACATGGAGCGGCACACCGTGTCGCGCCTCATCGGTGCGCCGCCCGGCTATGTCGGCTTCGACCAGGGCGGGCTGCTCACCGAGGCAGTGAGCAAGAACCCGCACTCGGTGCTGCTGCTCGACGAGATCGAGAAGGCGCATCCGGAGGTATTCAACCTGCTGCTGCAGGTCATGGATCACGGCACGCTCACGGACAACAACGGGCGCAAGGCGGATTTCCGCAACGTCATCATCGTGATGACGACCAATGCCGGCGCGCAGGAGATGAGCCGCACCTCGATCGGCTTCACGCGGCAGGATCACAGCACCGACGGCATGGCGATCCTGACGAAGATGTTCGCGCCCGAGTTCCGCAACCGCCTCGATGCCATCATCCAGTTCCGTCCGCTGGGCAGGGATGCGGTGCTGCGGGTGGTGGACAAGATGGTCATGGAACTCGAGGCGGCGCTCGAGCGCAACGACGTGACCGTGGAACTCGAGCCGGAAGCGCGCGATTGGCTCGCGGAGCGCGGCTACGATCCGGCGATGGGCGCGCGGCCGATGGCCCGCGTGATCCAGGAGCACATCAAGCGGCCGCTGGCCGAGCAGCTGCTGTTCGGCGAATTGGCGAACGGCGGGCACGTCACGATCGGTATCGGGGCCGACGGGGCCCTGGCGCTCAAGGCGATACCGAACACGAAGAAGCTCGAACACCTGGCCGAGTCCCGCTGA
- the infA gene encoding translation initiation factor IF-1 → MAKEEALQLDGVVTETLPNTTFRVKLDNGHVVTAHISGKMRKNYIRILTGDRVTVELTPYDLTKGRITYRER, encoded by the coding sequence ATGGCCAAAGAGGAAGCCCTGCAGCTGGACGGAGTCGTGACGGAGACGCTCCCGAACACGACCTTTCGCGTGAAGCTCGACAACGGCCACGTCGTCACGGCGCACATTTCCGGCAAGATGCGCAAGAACTACATCCGCATCCTCACGGGTGACCGGGTCACGGTCGAACTGACGCCCTACGACCTCACCAAGGGCCGCATCACCTACCGCGAACGTTGA
- a CDS encoding GNAT family N-acetyltransferase, with protein MKITIVESIDAVAAADWNRLLDTSQPFLRHEFLTALESSAAIGPGTAWLPRYLLAHEPDGTLSGALPLYRKSDSWGEFVFDWAWADAYRRSGLRYYPKLVAAVPFTPATGPRLLVRPGAQRDRILPALLDGALEYARATQASSLHVLFPDEAQALELRERGLLLRKDCQFHWHNRGYASFEEFLAGFTAEKRKKTRRERRRVTEAGISFRTLSGAEMNDDLWASVLPLYASTFWRRGHDPYLGEAFFRAICRTLPAQLVVIVAMAHTEAVAAAICFRSDDTLYGRYWGSAGNYHSLHFETCYYQGIEYCIANGLRLFEPGTQGEHKIARGFIPAEVWSAHWLADPRFAAAIDRHLAGERRHIDDYMGVVHEHTPYRREAP; from the coding sequence GTGAAGATCACGATCGTCGAGAGCATCGATGCGGTTGCGGCAGCCGACTGGAATCGCCTGCTCGACACCTCGCAGCCCTTTCTGCGCCACGAGTTCCTGACGGCACTGGAGTCGAGCGCCGCGATCGGTCCCGGCACTGCCTGGCTGCCGCGATACCTGCTCGCGCATGAACCCGACGGCACGCTGAGCGGTGCGCTGCCGCTGTATCGCAAGTCCGATTCCTGGGGCGAGTTCGTGTTCGACTGGGCCTGGGCCGACGCCTACCGACGCTCCGGGCTGCGCTACTACCCCAAGCTGGTCGCCGCCGTGCCGTTCACCCCCGCCACGGGACCGCGCCTGCTGGTGAGACCAGGCGCGCAGCGGGACCGCATCCTCCCTGCGTTGCTCGACGGAGCACTCGAGTATGCGCGCGCAACGCAGGCGTCATCCCTGCACGTGCTGTTTCCCGATGAGGCACAGGCACTGGAACTACGCGAGCGCGGCCTGCTGCTGCGCAAGGACTGCCAGTTCCACTGGCACAACCGGGGCTATGCGAGTTTCGAGGAGTTCCTCGCCGGATTCACCGCCGAGAAGCGCAAGAAGACCCGCCGGGAACGCCGCCGCGTTACAGAAGCGGGCATCAGTTTTCGCACTCTCAGCGGCGCGGAGATGAACGACGACCTGTGGGCGAGCGTACTGCCACTGTATGCGAGCACCTTCTGGCGACGCGGCCACGATCCGTACCTCGGTGAGGCGTTCTTCCGCGCGATCTGCCGCACGCTGCCTGCACAGCTCGTGGTGATCGTCGCCATGGCGCACACCGAGGCGGTTGCGGCCGCGATCTGCTTTCGCAGCGACGACACGCTGTACGGGCGCTACTGGGGCAGCGCCGGCAATTACCACAGCCTGCACTTCGAGACCTGTTACTACCAGGGCATCGAGTACTGCATCGCCAACGGGCTGCGCCTGTTCGAACCCGGCACCCAGGGCGAGCACAAGATCGCGCGTGGCTTCATTCCCGCCGAAGTCTGGTCCGCGCACTGGCTGGCGGATCCCCGCTTCGCGGCCGCCATCGACCGCCATCTCGCCGGCGAGCGGCGCCACATCGACGACTACATGGGCGTGGTGCACGAGCACACACCGTATCGCCGGGAGGCGCCGTGA
- the trxB gene encoding thioredoxin-disulfide reductase yields the protein MAESRHARLLILGSGPAGYTAAVYAARANLRPLLITGAEQGGQLMTTTEVDNWPGGGEGLQGPQLMDQLRAHAERLEVEMVFDQVERADFHTRPLRLRGGERDYTADAVIIATGASARYLGLPSETRYRGKGVSACATCDGFFYKGKDVAVIGGGNVAVEEALYLANLCRRVTLVHRRDQLRAEKMLQARLLERAGPGGNIELLWNHAVEEVLGDAQGVTGLRLRATDRDAKPREIAVTGVFIAIGHVPNTTPFEGQLQMTGGYIVVRSGLAGGATATSVPGVFAAGDVADHVYRQAITSAGSGCMAALDAERFLDSAGG from the coding sequence ATGGCCGAGTCCCGACACGCGCGACTGCTTATCCTGGGCTCCGGCCCGGCCGGTTACACCGCCGCCGTGTACGCCGCCCGGGCCAACCTGCGCCCCCTGCTGATCACCGGAGCCGAGCAGGGCGGCCAGCTCATGACGACGACCGAGGTCGATAACTGGCCCGGTGGCGGTGAGGGCCTCCAGGGCCCGCAGCTGATGGACCAGTTGCGCGCCCATGCGGAGCGCCTCGAGGTCGAGATGGTATTCGACCAGGTCGAGCGGGCAGATTTCCACACGCGCCCTCTGCGCTTGCGCGGCGGCGAACGCGACTACACGGCAGACGCCGTCATCATTGCCACCGGCGCATCGGCCCGCTACCTCGGCCTGCCGAGCGAGACGCGCTACCGCGGCAAGGGCGTGTCGGCCTGCGCGACCTGCGACGGCTTTTTCTACAAGGGCAAGGACGTGGCCGTGATCGGCGGCGGCAATGTTGCCGTCGAGGAAGCCCTGTACCTCGCCAACCTCTGCCGCCGGGTAACGCTGGTGCATCGGCGCGACCAGCTGCGGGCCGAGAAGATGCTGCAGGCACGCCTGCTCGAGCGCGCGGGGCCGGGCGGCAACATCGAGCTGCTTTGGAATCATGCGGTCGAGGAAGTGCTCGGCGATGCGCAGGGCGTGACCGGGCTGCGCCTGCGTGCCACCGACCGCGACGCGAAACCGCGCGAGATCGCAGTCACCGGGGTGTTCATTGCCATCGGGCACGTGCCGAACACGACGCCGTTTGAGGGACAACTGCAGATGACCGGCGGCTACATCGTCGTCCGCTCGGGACTCGCGGGCGGCGCGACGGCCACCAGCGTGCCCGGCGTATTCGCTGCGGGCGACGTGGCCGATCACGTCTACCGGCAGGCGATCACCTCCGCCGGGTCCGGCTGCATGGCAGCGCTCGACGCGGAGCGCTTTCTCGACTCGGCCGGCGGCTGA
- a CDS encoding DNA translocase FtsK 4TM domain-containing protein yields the protein MSRTVRLDGNGVPAASAVNALRESALWVLGAFALIMLVALLTYDPRDPGFSHTGDGGLVRNQIGAGGAWFADISYSLFGVPAFLLPAMAAVFGWLLFSARRSTGPMDRGLLGMRAGGFVLTLASSCGLATLHFASGILPQSAGGAFGELVGAGIASLLGTLGATLLLLSLWLAAVAVFTGLSWLVVMDRIGAGVLGVVDRARGLLRDLRERAVAKNALEQRQEVVRAERKKAAKKAPPRIEPVVAAAEPGTRVEKERQVRMFDKPVPGELPPLSLLDEAPPHGPGYSTEALEAMSRLVELKLRDFGVEVEVVSVHPGPVVTRFELNPAPGVKVSQISNLAKDLARSLSAISVRVVEVIPGKSTVGLEIPNESRELVTLGDILRSKAYEDMPSPLTLALGKDISGKAVVADLQRMPHLLIAGTTGSGKSVGLNAMVLSLVYKAKPDEVRLIMVDPKMLELSVYQDIPHLLCPVVTDMKDAANALRWCVVEMDRRYRIMAALGVRNISGFNRKVRAAIDKGEPIPNPLATVSADGEAAAPASPLETLPFIVVVIDELADLMMIVGKKVEELIARLAQKARAAGIHMIVATQRPSVDVITGLIKANIPCRIAFQVSAKVDSRTILDQGGAESLLGHGDMLFMAPGTAAPLRVHGAFVSDQEVHRVAAQLKGAGQPSYVDEVLEGPAVAIPGISGETGSGGEDAEGEADPLYDQAVRIVTETRRASVSGIQRRLKIGYNRAARLVETMEQAGLVGPLQSNGFREVLAPPPPEE from the coding sequence GTGAGCAGAACAGTCCGGCTGGACGGTAACGGCGTGCCCGCGGCTTCCGCAGTCAATGCTTTGCGGGAGTCGGCCTTGTGGGTGCTCGGCGCATTCGCCCTGATCATGCTGGTGGCGTTACTCACCTATGACCCGCGCGACCCGGGCTTCAGCCACACGGGCGACGGCGGCCTGGTGCGCAACCAGATCGGCGCGGGCGGTGCCTGGTTCGCGGACATCAGCTACAGCCTGTTCGGCGTGCCGGCCTTCCTGCTGCCCGCAATGGCGGCCGTATTCGGCTGGCTGTTGTTCTCCGCGCGGCGCTCCACCGGGCCGATGGACCGCGGCCTGCTCGGGATGCGCGCAGGCGGTTTTGTGCTCACGCTGGCGAGCAGTTGCGGGCTGGCGACGCTGCATTTCGCTTCGGGGATCCTGCCGCAGTCGGCGGGTGGTGCGTTCGGTGAACTGGTGGGCGCGGGGATCGCCAGCCTGCTCGGCACCCTGGGCGCGACGCTGCTGCTGTTGTCGCTGTGGCTCGCCGCAGTCGCGGTGTTCACCGGGCTGTCGTGGCTTGTCGTCATGGACCGGATCGGCGCCGGCGTGCTCGGCGTCGTTGACCGGGCACGCGGACTCCTGCGGGACCTGCGCGAGCGCGCCGTGGCGAAGAACGCGCTGGAACAGCGCCAGGAAGTCGTGCGTGCCGAACGCAAGAAGGCCGCGAAGAAGGCGCCGCCGCGCATCGAGCCGGTGGTGGCCGCGGCCGAACCCGGCACCCGCGTGGAAAAGGAACGCCAGGTCCGGATGTTCGACAAGCCCGTGCCGGGCGAACTGCCGCCGCTGTCGCTGCTCGACGAGGCGCCGCCCCACGGGCCCGGCTATTCGACCGAGGCGCTCGAAGCCATGTCGCGCCTCGTGGAGCTCAAGCTGCGTGATTTCGGGGTCGAGGTTGAGGTGGTCTCGGTGCACCCGGGTCCTGTGGTGACCCGCTTTGAACTCAATCCGGCTCCGGGCGTGAAGGTGAGCCAGATCAGCAATCTCGCCAAGGATCTCGCGCGCTCGCTCTCCGCGATCAGCGTGCGGGTCGTGGAGGTGATCCCCGGCAAGTCCACGGTCGGACTGGAGATCCCGAACGAGAGCCGCGAGCTGGTGACGCTCGGCGACATCCTGCGCTCGAAAGCCTACGAGGATATGCCTTCACCGCTGACGCTGGCCCTCGGCAAGGACATCAGCGGCAAGGCGGTCGTGGCCGACCTGCAACGCATGCCGCACCTGCTGATCGCGGGTACCACCGGCTCGGGCAAATCCGTCGGGCTGAACGCGATGGTGCTCAGTCTCGTCTACAAGGCGAAGCCCGACGAAGTGCGCCTGATCATGGTCGATCCGAAGATGCTGGAGCTGTCGGTGTACCAGGACATTCCGCATCTGCTCTGTCCGGTGGTGACCGACATGAAGGACGCGGCCAATGCGCTGCGCTGGTGTGTGGTCGAGATGGACCGGCGCTATCGCATCATGGCAGCGCTCGGCGTGCGCAACATCAGCGGCTTCAACCGCAAGGTCCGTGCCGCCATCGATAAGGGCGAGCCGATCCCCAATCCGCTGGCGACGGTGAGCGCCGACGGCGAAGCGGCCGCGCCCGCGTCGCCGCTCGAGACGCTGCCGTTCATCGTCGTGGTCATCGACGAGCTGGCCGACCTGATGATGATCGTCGGCAAGAAGGTCGAGGAGCTCATCGCGCGCCTCGCGCAGAAGGCGCGCGCCGCCGGCATTCACATGATCGTTGCCACCCAGCGGCCGTCCGTCGACGTGATCACCGGGCTGATCAAGGCCAATATTCCCTGCCGCATCGCCTTCCAGGTGTCGGCCAAGGTGGACTCGCGCACGATCCTCGACCAGGGGGGCGCCGAGAGCCTGCTCGGCCACGGCGACATGTTGTTCATGGCGCCGGGCACCGCGGCGCCGCTGCGTGTCCACGGTGCCTTCGTGTCCGACCAGGAAGTGCACCGCGTCGCCGCCCAGCTCAAGGGCGCCGGCCAGCCGAGCTATGTCGATGAGGTGCTCGAGGGCCCGGCGGTCGCCATCCCGGGCATTTCCGGCGAGACCGGCAGCGGCGGCGAGGATGCAGAAGGCGAGGCCGACCCGCTCTACGATCAGGCAGTTCGCATCGTCACCGAGACGCGCCGTGCCTCCGTCTCGGGCATTCAGCGACGGCTGAAGATCGGCTACAACCGTGCCGCGCGCCTGGTGGAGACCATGGAGCAGGCGGGCCTCGTCGGGCCGCTGCAGTCCAATGGTTTTCGCGAGGTCCTGGCACCGCCGCCGCCCGAAGAATAA
- the lolA gene encoding outer membrane lipoprotein chaperone LolA → MTGRCLPLVGVLFAVLLLPVDSRAAGPGFERLQQFIETVHSMRADFRQVVVAAEGGAGEEADGRLLLQRPGRFRWDYERPYERVVLADGEQLWLYEADLQQVTVRPLASGLGETPAALLTGGRDVLRRFEETGAWSGEGLDWVRLKPRSEESDFDSVAIAFAGKRPAQLEIVDRLGQLTRIFLTDVRLNPALDDASFRFEVPDGADVIREGSL, encoded by the coding sequence GTGACGGGACGCTGCCTCCCGCTGGTCGGTGTGCTGTTCGCCGTGCTGCTGCTGCCGGTGGACTCGCGTGCCGCGGGCCCCGGTTTCGAACGGCTGCAGCAGTTCATCGAGACCGTGCACTCGATGCGCGCGGACTTTCGCCAGGTCGTCGTGGCCGCCGAAGGTGGCGCGGGCGAGGAAGCGGACGGTCGCCTGCTGTTGCAGCGGCCCGGCCGTTTCCGCTGGGACTACGAGCGCCCCTACGAACGGGTGGTGCTGGCCGACGGCGAGCAGCTCTGGTTGTACGAGGCGGATCTGCAGCAGGTGACCGTGCGACCGCTGGCGTCCGGGCTTGGCGAGACGCCGGCCGCTCTGCTCACGGGCGGTCGCGACGTGCTCCGGCGTTTCGAGGAGACGGGCGCCTGGTCCGGTGAGGGCCTCGACTGGGTACGGCTGAAGCCGCGTTCGGAGGAATCCGACTTCGACTCCGTGGCGATTGCGTTTGCCGGCAAGCGCCCCGCGCAGCTCGAGATCGTCGACCGGCTCGGGCAGCTCACGCGCATCTTTCTCACCGACGTCCGCCTGAACCCCGCCCTGGACGACGCCAGCTTCCGCTTCGAGGTGCCGGATGGAGCCGACGTGATCCGCGAGGGCAGTCTCTGA
- a CDS encoding VanZ family protein: MKRVLPLRYRWWWFGAGLGALALIMVLALLPLAAPVAVQGIDKFMHFLAFTFLTIWFLGVFEARYAWLVAAGLLAYGGLIELLQSLTSFRFAEANDVVSNLAGIGAGWLLSMAGLRHWCRRIETMIGVVPQDGRR, translated from the coding sequence ATGAAACGCGTGTTGCCTCTTCGTTATCGCTGGTGGTGGTTCGGTGCGGGTCTCGGCGCGCTGGCGTTGATCATGGTGCTCGCCTTGCTGCCGCTGGCGGCCCCGGTGGCGGTGCAGGGGATCGACAAGTTCATGCACTTCCTCGCGTTCACGTTCCTGACCATCTGGTTCCTGGGAGTCTTCGAAGCGCGTTACGCCTGGCTCGTGGCGGCCGGACTGCTCGCCTACGGCGGCCTGATCGAGTTGCTGCAGAGCCTGACGTCGTTTCGCTTCGCCGAAGCCAACGATGTGGTATCGAACCTTGCCGGTATTGGCGCGGGCTGGCTGCTCTCGATGGCCGGACTGCGCCACTGGTGCCGGCGCATCGAGACCATGATCGGCGTGGTGCCGCAGGATGGCCGCAGATAG
- a CDS encoding replication-associated recombination protein A yields the protein MAADSTGRSGAAWQPLADRMRPATLDEVVGQRHLLGPGKPLTGLIEARALHSAVLWGPPGTGKTTLARLVATAAGARFVGLSAVLAGVKDVREAVATAQSDRSRPTVLFLDEVHRFNKAQQDAFLPFVEDGTIIFIGATTENPSFELNNALLSRARVYVLKAIGRDDLLRLLRRAVADPERGLGLPLLRIADEALEHLATAADGDARRALNLLELAASVARAGEQDEIGAQAVGEVIAGGWRRFDRGGDIFYDQISALHKAVRGSDPDASLYWFARMLDGGCDPRYIARRLVRMAVEDIGLADPRALTLTLEAWDAYERLGSPEGDLALAQAVVFLACAAKSNAVYRAFAAAQDDAAGFGSLEVPLHIRNAPTRLMKSLGHGAGYRYAHEEPDAFAAGERYFPDDLPERVYYEPSARGMEARIAGKLAELRERNRAARKER from the coding sequence ATGGCCGCAGATAGCACTGGCCGGTCGGGGGCCGCCTGGCAGCCGCTCGCCGACCGCATGCGTCCGGCGACGCTCGATGAGGTAGTCGGCCAGCGCCACCTGCTCGGCCCCGGCAAGCCGCTCACGGGGCTGATCGAAGCGCGGGCGTTGCACTCGGCGGTGCTCTGGGGTCCGCCGGGCACCGGCAAGACGACCCTGGCGCGCCTGGTCGCCACGGCGGCCGGCGCGCGCTTCGTCGGCCTCTCGGCAGTCCTCGCCGGGGTCAAGGACGTGCGCGAGGCGGTGGCCACCGCCCAGTCCGATCGCAGCCGGCCGACGGTGCTGTTTCTCGACGAAGTGCATCGCTTCAACAAGGCGCAGCAGGATGCGTTCCTGCCGTTCGTGGAGGACGGCACCATCATCTTCATCGGCGCAACGACCGAGAACCCGTCGTTCGAGCTGAACAACGCGCTGCTCTCGCGCGCCCGGGTCTACGTGCTGAAGGCGATCGGGCGCGACGACCTGTTACGCCTGCTGCGCCGCGCGGTGGCTGATCCCGAGCGCGGCCTCGGCCTGCCGCTGCTGCGCATCGCTGACGAGGCGCTCGAGCACCTCGCCACGGCTGCCGATGGTGACGCGCGCCGGGCGCTCAATCTGCTGGAACTGGCCGCGAGCGTGGCGCGTGCCGGCGAGCAGGACGAGATCGGGGCGCAAGCCGTGGGCGAGGTGATTGCCGGTGGCTGGCGGCGCTTCGACCGCGGCGGGGACATTTTCTACGACCAGATCTCGGCGCTGCACAAGGCGGTGCGCGGCTCCGATCCGGACGCGAGCCTCTACTGGTTCGCCCGCATGCTCGATGGCGGCTGCGATCCGCGCTACATCGCGCGCCGGCTGGTGCGCATGGCGGTCGAGGACATCGGGCTGGCCGATCCGCGCGCGCTGACGCTGACGCTCGAAGCCTGGGATGCCTACGAGCGTCTTGGCAGCCCGGAGGGCGATCTCGCGCTGGCGCAGGCCGTCGTGTTTCTCGCCTGCGCGGCCAAGAGCAATGCGGTCTACCGGGCTTTCGCCGCGGCCCAGGACGATGCGGCCGGCTTCGGCTCGCTGGAAGTCCCGCTGCATATCCGCAATGCACCGACGCGGCTCATGAAAAGCCTCGGCCACGGCGCCGGTTATCGCTATGCGCACGAGGAGCCGGATGCCTTCGCGGCCGGCGAGCGCTACTTCCCGGACGACCTGCCGGAACGCGTTTACTACGAGCCGTCCGCGCGGGGGATGGAGGCCCGGATCGCCGGGAAGCTCGCGGAACTGCGCGAGCGCAATCGCGCGGCGCGCAAGGAGCGGTGA
- the serS gene encoding serine--tRNA ligase, with product MLDPRLLRTEPDRVRDNLARRGFRLDLAAYRALEESRRESQLRVEQLRNERNVKSKGIGKAKAAGQAIAPLLAEVEHLGAALQSAEAALEGVQRQLHELRLGLPNLLHESVPEGRDEDANREVRRRGEPPQFAFQPLDHVDLGTRLGLLDPEAAGLIAGARFMVMRGPLARLHRALIQFMLDTHTREHGYTEVYVPYLANRASLEGTGQLPKFAADLFTVQGEQEFFLIPTAEVPLTNLGRERILDAGGLPLRLTAHTPCFRSEAGSYGKDTRGMIRQHQFEKVELVQIVRPADSYAALEELTGHAEVILQRLGLAYRVVALCAGDIGFGSARTYDLEVWLPGQGKYREISSCSNCEDFQARRMAARWRNPDTGKPELVHTLNGSGVAAGRALIAVMENYQRPDGSIAVPDVLQPYMGGTTVIGPPGS from the coding sequence ATGCTCGACCCCCGCCTGCTTCGCACCGAGCCCGACCGCGTCCGCGACAATCTCGCGCGCCGCGGCTTCAGGCTGGATCTGGCCGCCTACCGCGCGCTGGAGGAATCGCGCCGGGAATCGCAGCTGCGGGTCGAGCAGTTGCGCAACGAGCGCAACGTGAAGTCCAAGGGCATCGGCAAGGCGAAGGCGGCAGGCCAGGCGATCGCCCCGCTGCTCGCCGAAGTCGAGCATCTCGGCGCGGCGCTGCAGAGTGCAGAGGCCGCGCTGGAGGGCGTGCAGCGACAACTGCACGAGCTGCGCCTCGGGCTGCCGAACCTGTTGCACGAGTCCGTCCCGGAGGGTCGTGACGAGGATGCGAACCGCGAGGTTCGCCGCCGGGGCGAGCCGCCGCAGTTTGCGTTCCAGCCGCTCGACCACGTCGACCTCGGCACGCGTCTCGGCCTGCTCGACCCGGAGGCGGCCGGGCTGATCGCCGGGGCGCGCTTCATGGTGATGCGCGGGCCGCTTGCGCGACTGCACCGGGCACTCATCCAGTTCATGCTCGACACCCACACCCGCGAACACGGTTACACCGAGGTGTACGTGCCGTACCTCGCCAATCGCGCGAGCCTGGAGGGGACCGGTCAGTTGCCGAAGTTCGCCGCCGACCTGTTCACCGTGCAGGGCGAGCAGGAGTTCTTCCTCATTCCGACGGCGGAAGTCCCGCTCACGAACCTCGGCCGCGAACGCATCCTGGATGCAGGCGGGTTGCCGCTGCGGCTCACCGCGCACACGCCCTGTTTCCGTTCCGAGGCCGGCTCCTACGGCAAGGACACCCGCGGCATGATCCGCCAGCACCAGTTCGAGAAGGTCGAGCTGGTGCAGATCGTGCGCCCGGCCGATTCCTATGCCGCGCTCGAGGAACTGACCGGGCATGCCGAGGTGATCCTGCAGCGGCTCGGGCTCGCGTATCGGGTGGTGGCGCTGTGCGCCGGCGATATCGGCTTCGGCTCCGCCAGGACCTACGACCTCGAGGTCTGGCTGCCGGGGCAGGGCAAGTACCGGGAAATCTCCTCGTGCAGCAACTGCGAGGACTTTCAGGCGCGCCGCATGGCGGCCCGCTGGCGCAATCCCGACACCGGCAAGCCGGAGCTGGTCCACACCTTGAACGGTTCCGGCGTCGCCGCCGGGCGCGCATTGATTGCGGTGATGGAGAACTACCAGCGTCCGGATGGTTCGATCGCGGTGCCCGACGTGCTTCAGCCGTACATGGGCGGCACCACCGTGATCGGACCACCCGGCTCGTGA